One segment of Clostridium ljungdahlii DSM 13528 DNA contains the following:
- the grdH gene encoding betaine reductase selenoprotein B: MKKAILYLNQFFGQIGGEDKADFQPEIREGLVGPALELNKQLKGAEVTHTIICGDNFMGSNEKEAVEKILGFLDGKEFDIFFAGPAFQAGRYGNACGVICKAVKEKFNVPVISSMHIENPGVEMFKKDVYIFKGGNNASRMRKDVKAMADFGNKILNGEKLLSAEEEGYYGRGKRHQVWLESGKPAADRVVEMMIKKLNGEKFETELPIPKMDRVPIAPAIKDLSKATIACVTTGGIVPVDNPDRIQSASATRWGRYDISNLDDLEGGVFKTIHAGFDPAAADADPDVIVPLDALRAYEKEGKIGKLHEYFYSTVGTGTTQGEAARMAKEIIVHLKEADVNAVVLTSTUGTCTRCGATMVKEIERAGFPVVQMCNLIPVATTVGSNRIVPTISIPYPLGNPADSKEHQWKLRYHRVGVALDALATDIEEQTVFKVKI; this comes from the coding sequence ATGAAGAAAGCAATTTTATATTTGAACCAATTCTTTGGTCAAATAGGCGGAGAGGATAAGGCAGATTTTCAACCAGAAATAAGAGAAGGGTTAGTTGGACCTGCTTTAGAATTAAATAAACAACTTAAAGGTGCAGAAGTAACTCACACAATAATATGTGGGGATAACTTTATGGGTTCAAATGAAAAAGAAGCAGTAGAAAAAATACTAGGATTTTTGGATGGTAAAGAATTCGATATATTCTTTGCAGGACCTGCATTTCAAGCTGGCAGATATGGAAATGCCTGCGGAGTTATATGTAAAGCTGTAAAAGAGAAGTTTAATGTACCAGTAATATCATCTATGCACATTGAAAATCCTGGCGTTGAGATGTTTAAAAAAGATGTATATATCTTTAAAGGTGGAAATAATGCTAGCAGAATGAGAAAAGATGTAAAGGCAATGGCTGACTTTGGAAATAAAATACTTAATGGAGAAAAACTGCTTTCTGCAGAAGAAGAAGGCTACTATGGAAGAGGAAAAAGACATCAAGTTTGGCTTGAATCAGGTAAACCAGCTGCTGATAGAGTAGTAGAAATGATGATAAAGAAATTAAATGGTGAAAAATTTGAAACAGAACTGCCTATTCCTAAAATGGATAGAGTTCCAATAGCACCAGCTATTAAAGATTTAAGTAAAGCAACTATAGCTTGTGTAACAACTGGAGGTATAGTTCCTGTAGATAACCCTGATAGAATTCAATCTGCTTCAGCAACAAGATGGGGTAGATATGATATATCAAATTTAGACGATTTAGAAGGAGGAGTCTTCAAGACAATCCATGCAGGGTTTGACCCTGCAGCAGCAGATGCAGATCCAGATGTAATAGTTCCATTAGATGCTTTAAGAGCATACGAAAAGGAAGGAAAAATAGGTAAACTCCATGAGTATTTCTACTCTACAGTTGGAACTGGAACTACCCAAGGTGAGGCTGCTAGAATGGCAAAAGAAATTATTGTGCATCTAAAGGAAGCCGATGTAAATGCAGTTGTACTAACTTCCACCTGAGGAACTTGTACACGTTGCGGTGCAACAATGGTAAAAGAAATTGAAAGAGCTGGCTTCCCAGTTGTTCAAATGTGTAATTTGATTCCTGTAGCAACAACAGTAGGTTCAAATAGAATAGTACCAACTATTTCTATTCCATATCCACTTGGAAACCCTGCAGATTCTAAAGAGCATCAGTGGAAATTAAGATATCACAGAGTAGGTGTAGCTTTAGATGCTCTTGCAACTGATATTGAAGAACAAACTGTTTTTAAAGTAAAGATCTAA
- the trxB gene encoding thioredoxin-disulfide reductase, with protein sequence MNNIYDVIIIGSGPAGLSAAIYSARARLKTLILERSKVGGQIVITDEVANYPGSIKDATGPSLIGRMEEQVESFGAERKKDNIKQVDFTGKIKKLKGEKEEYYAKSIIIATGANPRKIGCPGENELIGKGVSYCATCDAEFFEDLEVFVVGGGDSAIEEAIYLTKFAKKVTIVHRRDELRAAKSIQEKAFKNPKIEIKWNSVITEIKGDGIVQSAVFKDTKTGELSEYFADEEDGTFGIFVFVGYLPTNQLVKELVDIDEAGYIITNDKMETNIEGVFAAGDIREKPLRQVVTAAADGAIAAVQAEKYIENNFEE encoded by the coding sequence ATGAATAATATTTATGATGTCATTATAATCGGTTCTGGTCCTGCAGGGCTTTCAGCAGCTATATACTCAGCAAGAGCTAGATTAAAAACTTTGATACTGGAGAGAAGCAAGGTAGGCGGACAAATTGTAATCACAGATGAAGTAGCTAATTATCCAGGATCAATAAAAGATGCTACAGGACCAAGTTTAATTGGTCGAATGGAAGAGCAGGTTGAAAGTTTTGGTGCTGAAAGAAAAAAAGATAACATAAAACAAGTTGATTTTACTGGAAAGATAAAAAAATTAAAAGGTGAAAAAGAAGAATATTATGCTAAATCTATAATTATTGCTACAGGAGCTAACCCTAGAAAAATTGGTTGTCCAGGAGAAAATGAATTGATAGGTAAAGGTGTATCTTACTGTGCAACTTGTGATGCTGAATTTTTTGAGGATTTAGAAGTTTTTGTAGTAGGTGGAGGAGACTCAGCTATTGAGGAAGCTATTTATTTAACAAAGTTTGCTAAAAAGGTTACTATAGTTCATAGAAGAGATGAATTAAGGGCTGCAAAATCAATACAAGAAAAGGCTTTTAAAAATCCTAAAATTGAAATAAAGTGGAACTCAGTAATCACTGAAATAAAAGGTGATGGAATAGTACAGTCAGCAGTATTTAAGGATACTAAAACAGGTGAATTGAGTGAATATTTTGCAGATGAAGAAGATGGAACTTTTGGAATATTTGTATTCGTTGGTTATTTACCTACAAATCAATTAGTTAAAGAACTAGTTGATATTGATGAAGCAGGATATATTATAACTAATGATAAGATGGAAACTAATATTGAAGGTGTATTTGCAGCAGGAGATATTAGGGAAAAACCATTGAGACAGGTAGTTACAGCTGCTGCTGATGGTGCTATAGCTGCTGTGCAAGCAGAGAAATATATAGAAAATAATTTTGAAGAATAG
- a CDS encoding glycine betaine uptake BCCT transporter encodes MSNEQKAKGRSVLYVSAGIALIFVAFSIILPSQMAKTSNSVLSFLTTNFGWLYLLSVFIFTIFISVIALSRYGKIKLGKNDEKPEFTTFQWFTMLFGGGMGIGMVFWSIAEPMSHYMAPPVAQPGTPQAMHDAMRIVFNDFGIHVWIIYAVCGLALGYFQYRKGLPCLISSAFYPILGERIHGPIGKTIDILAVFATMFGVATSLGLGAGQIATGIQYIWGITATPGMTAVIIAIMTVIFTLATVSGLHKAMQAVADVKVWLSIGFMVFIFLFGGMVFILNTFTHTLGDYIQNFIGQSLWMGNIEWTKAWPIFYRAWYIAWAGFVGQFIARVSRGRTIREFILASVFLPSGFCFLWLAIYGGAAFNLDALSHGAIQAAVKTNISTALFVTLQHLPLYVITAPLAIILIVTSFAGAANSATYVLSMLTSGGDLNPSKKLCGFWGIVQGAVTIMIILVGGTAAIKTLQTASIAAAFPFMLIMLVMCYSIFKALQEEKV; translated from the coding sequence ATGTCAAATGAACAAAAAGCAAAAGGCCGTTCTGTTCTGTATGTTTCTGCAGGTATAGCTCTGATATTTGTAGCATTTAGTATAATCCTGCCTTCTCAAATGGCTAAAACATCGAATAGTGTGTTATCATTTTTAACTACTAATTTTGGTTGGCTATATCTTTTATCAGTATTTATATTTACAATATTTATATCTGTTATTGCCCTCAGCCGCTATGGTAAAATTAAGCTGGGAAAAAATGATGAAAAACCGGAATTTACAACTTTCCAGTGGTTTACTATGCTATTTGGAGGGGGAATGGGCATTGGAATGGTTTTTTGGTCCATTGCTGAACCGATGAGTCATTATATGGCACCACCTGTGGCACAACCAGGAACTCCACAAGCTATGCATGATGCCATGAGGATTGTATTTAATGATTTCGGTATTCATGTTTGGATTATTTATGCGGTTTGCGGTTTAGCTCTTGGTTATTTTCAGTATCGAAAAGGTCTTCCATGTTTAATCAGCTCAGCTTTTTATCCAATTCTTGGTGAGCGTATTCACGGACCTATCGGTAAAACTATCGATATATTAGCAGTATTTGCTACGATGTTTGGAGTAGCAACCAGCTTAGGACTAGGAGCTGGCCAAATTGCTACAGGAATACAATATATTTGGGGAATTACAGCGACACCTGGTATGACTGCTGTTATTATTGCAATTATGACAGTGATATTTACGCTTGCTACTGTATCTGGACTGCATAAGGCTATGCAGGCTGTTGCTGACGTGAAGGTATGGCTTTCAATTGGATTTATGGTATTTATCTTCCTGTTTGGTGGAATGGTATTTATACTAAATACTTTTACTCATACGCTTGGTGATTATATTCAAAATTTTATCGGACAGAGTTTGTGGATGGGCAATATTGAATGGACTAAAGCCTGGCCGATATTCTACAGAGCCTGGTATATTGCGTGGGCAGGATTTGTAGGTCAGTTCATAGCACGTGTTTCCAGAGGCCGTACTATTCGTGAATTCATACTTGCATCAGTGTTCTTGCCTTCTGGTTTCTGCTTCTTATGGCTTGCAATCTATGGTGGAGCTGCATTTAATTTAGATGCATTGTCACACGGTGCAATTCAGGCAGCTGTTAAAACTAATATTTCGACTGCTTTATTTGTAACATTACAGCATCTACCACTTTATGTTATCACTGCACCATTGGCGATTATACTGATTGTTACGTCCTTTGCAGGAGCTGCTAATTCAGCAACTTATGTACTTAGTATGCTTACATCAGGAGGAGACTTAAATCCAAGTAAAAAACTTTGTGGTTTTTGGGGAATTGTTCAGGGAGCTGTTACTATAATGATTATTTTAGTAGGAGGCACTGCTGCAATAAAGACACTTCAGACGGCTTCTATTGCTGCTGCTTTTCCGTTCATGCTGATTATGCTTGTTATGTGTTACAGCATATTTAAAGCTCTTCAAGAAGAGAAAGTTTGA
- a CDS encoding GGDEF domain-containing protein, whose product MMIIEFFINSCVFITSISVLSIFFKDKILISKSSTTIREKLFIGMIGGLLEILLILFPIKVMPDLSINFHALPIILSSIYGGTLSTIVTTVIINVLFYLIFRFSIVSIFFLVINLFLIIGFIFISNTKTTIKNKWVYSTLYSLVVSSIGSIILIKNTQLLVQFLIIYYLNNLLLTYFVYKFMEHLSKAFEAYRTLRTEASIDFLTGLNNVRQFNKSLHRISIAVQKKEEIQYLSLIFLDIDYFKEINDKYGHGSGDIVLKNLANILTNTCRAFDIISRNGGEEFSVLLLNCPTADAIQVAERIRQNVEAYSFHISNKTTIHITISIGVSTYPSLTNNIDNLLSDADTALYKAKNEGRNKIILYKGNSLQNGFNRYNIVP is encoded by the coding sequence ATGATGATTATTGAATTTTTTATCAATTCCTGTGTTTTTATAACCTCTATAAGTGTCCTTAGTATTTTTTTTAAAGATAAAATACTAATTTCAAAGTCATCAACAACTATACGTGAAAAACTCTTTATTGGTATGATTGGTGGTTTACTAGAAATATTATTGATATTATTTCCTATAAAAGTTATGCCTGATTTATCAATCAATTTTCATGCTCTACCAATTATTTTATCATCCATTTATGGAGGAACTTTATCTACGATTGTAACTACTGTTATAATTAATGTTCTATTTTACTTGATATTCAGGTTTTCTATAGTTTCTATATTTTTTTTAGTGATTAATTTGTTTTTAATAATTGGATTTATTTTTATCTCAAATACTAAAACAACAATAAAAAATAAATGGGTTTATTCTACTTTATATTCATTGGTAGTAAGCTCTATTGGAAGTATAATTCTTATAAAAAATACACAGCTGCTAGTTCAGTTTTTAATAATTTACTACCTTAATAATTTACTTTTAACATATTTTGTATATAAATTCATGGAACATTTATCAAAAGCTTTTGAAGCATATAGAACCCTTAGAACTGAAGCTTCAATAGATTTTTTAACTGGCTTGAATAACGTAAGGCAATTTAATAAAAGTTTACATCGAATTAGCATCGCAGTACAAAAAAAAGAGGAAATTCAATATTTGTCATTAATATTTTTAGATATTGACTATTTTAAAGAAATAAATGATAAGTATGGTCATGGTTCAGGTGATATTGTATTGAAAAATTTGGCTAACATTCTAACCAACACCTGCCGAGCCTTTGATATCATATCCCGTAATGGTGGTGAAGAATTTTCTGTATTACTATTAAATTGTCCAACTGCAGACGCAATCCAAGTTGCTGAAAGAATAAGACAAAATGTTGAAGCTTATTCATTTCATATTTCTAATAAAACTACTATTCATATAACAATTTCAATAGGGGTTTCAACTTATCCTAGTCTAACTAACAATATAGATAATCTACTTAGTGATGCAGATACTGCTCTATATAAAGCTAAAAATGAAGGTAGAAATAAAATAATTCTATATAAAGGTAATTCGCTACAAAATGGTTTTAATCGTTATAACATTGTCCCATAG
- a CDS encoding glycine/sarcosine/betaine reductase component B subunit — MKLEIGNFHVKDIVFGKATSYKEGILTINKKEALDYVLEDEHITEADLLIVKPGDKVRLVPVKEAIECRVKVDGTTLFPGVTGDVIPAGNGRTHALKDCSLLVVGKHWGGFQDGLIDMSGEGAKYTYFSQLKNIVLIGDTDEDFEKNEQQKKNKALRWAGHKLAEYIGNCVKDLEPEDIETFELDSIMKRHEAVKKLPGVVFVMQPQSQMEEMGYNDLVYGWDANHMVPTFMHPNEVLDGAVISGSFMPCSSKWSTYDFQNNPTIKRLYAEHGKTLNFLGVIMSNLNVALEQKKRSALFVAQMAKSLGADGAIVAEEGYGNPDADFIACIVALEDAGVKTVGITNECTGRDGESQPLVALDEKADAIVSTGNVSELIELPPMETVIGELQSLARDGLSGGWANDEILGPSVREDGSIIMENNAMFCGDQIVGWSPKTMKDF, encoded by the coding sequence GTGAAGTTAGAAATTGGAAACTTTCATGTCAAGGATATTGTTTTTGGTAAAGCAACAAGCTATAAGGAGGGTATTTTAACAATTAACAAAAAAGAAGCTTTAGATTATGTATTGGAAGATGAGCATATTACTGAGGCAGATCTTTTAATTGTAAAGCCTGGAGATAAAGTTCGTCTTGTTCCAGTAAAGGAAGCTATTGAATGTAGAGTTAAGGTTGATGGAACCACGTTGTTTCCAGGAGTAACTGGAGATGTAATTCCAGCTGGTAATGGACGTACACATGCACTTAAAGATTGCAGCTTGCTTGTAGTTGGTAAGCATTGGGGTGGGTTTCAGGATGGTTTAATTGATATGAGCGGTGAAGGAGCTAAGTATACTTATTTTTCACAGCTAAAAAATATTGTTCTTATTGGAGATACAGATGAGGACTTTGAAAAGAATGAACAACAGAAGAAAAATAAAGCTTTGAGATGGGCGGGACATAAACTGGCCGAATATATAGGAAATTGTGTAAAGGATTTAGAGCCTGAAGATATTGAAACCTTTGAATTAGATTCTATTATGAAAAGGCATGAAGCTGTTAAAAAACTTCCAGGTGTTGTATTTGTTATGCAGCCTCAATCACAAATGGAAGAAATGGGATATAATGATCTAGTTTATGGATGGGATGCAAATCATATGGTTCCAACATTTATGCATCCAAATGAAGTATTGGATGGAGCTGTGATTTCAGGAAGCTTTATGCCATGTTCATCAAAGTGGTCAACTTATGATTTTCAAAATAATCCAACTATTAAAAGACTTTATGCAGAGCATGGAAAAACACTTAACTTCTTAGGAGTTATAATGTCCAATCTTAATGTAGCATTAGAGCAAAAGAAACGTTCAGCCTTATTTGTAGCTCAAATGGCTAAATCCTTAGGTGCAGATGGAGCCATCGTAGCTGAAGAAGGATATGGAAATCCAGATGCAGACTTCATAGCATGTATAGTAGCTTTAGAAGATGCTGGAGTTAAAACTGTAGGAATTACTAATGAATGTACAGGTAGAGATGGAGAGTCACAACCTTTGGTTGCTCTTGATGAAAAAGCGGATGCTATAGTTTCTACTGGAAATGTTTCAGAATTAATAGAACTACCTCCAATGGAAACTGTTATAGGCGAATTACAATCTTTAGCTAGAGATGGTTTGTCTGGCGGCTGGGCAAATGATGAAATATTAGGACCTTCAGTAAGAGAAGATGGTTCAATTATTATGGAAAACAATGCTATGTTCTGTGGAGATCAGATTGTTGGTTGGTCACCAAAGACAATGAAAGATTTTTAA
- a CDS encoding helix-turn-helix domain-containing protein, which yields MDNIGKKVKEERLKRRLKQYELAKKAGISNTYLSDVEVGRTNPSIKTLDKLSKILEVDIRKFL from the coding sequence TTGGACAATATAGGTAAAAAGGTTAAGGAAGAGAGATTGAAAAGAAGATTAAAACAGTATGAGTTAGCAAAGAAGGCAGGTATTTCTAATACATATCTTTCAGATGTTGAGGTTGGAAGAACAAATCCTTCAATAAAAACATTGGACAAACTATCGAAAATTTTAGAAGTGGATATTAGAAAATTTCTCTAA
- the trxA gene encoding thioredoxin TrxA, translating to MIILDKETFKGEVLESKGYTLVDYYGDGCVPCQALLPDIEELSVKFEGKVKFCKLNTTKARRLAISQRVLGLPTIVLYKDGEKIEEVIKDDATKANIEAMIVKNINA from the coding sequence ATGATAATTTTAGACAAAGAGACATTTAAAGGTGAAGTTTTAGAATCTAAAGGTTATACACTTGTTGATTATTATGGAGATGGTTGTGTACCTTGTCAAGCTTTATTGCCAGATATAGAAGAATTATCAGTTAAATTTGAAGGAAAAGTTAAATTTTGCAAATTAAATACTACAAAGGCTAGAAGATTAGCTATTTCACAAAGAGTACTTGGACTTCCTACAATTGTACTTTATAAAGATGGAGAAAAAATTGAAGAAGTAATAAAGGATGATGCTACAAAAGCAAACATTGAAGCAATGATTGTTAAAAATATAAATGCTTAA
- the grdC gene encoding glycine/sarcosine/betaine reductase complex component C subunit beta: MSFPVIKNAAYVLVNTPDMILHNGTTQTLERETNPESEYLKEIPNHLRSFEDVVSYAPNQTYIGNMTPEELSERKRPWYNEKVEGLSRFGKFGEIMPQDEFYGLMKISDVFDLVLLEKNFTEAVREKFKSHAVLKIKADELKEGIDLSEIEKLLQNHVAEGLYDNGKLVGCVKRAHEFDKNLTSHIIVENLAVKASGVLALMHLVKNSGVDVNEVEYLIECSEEAIGDMNQRGGGNIAKACGEIAGIKGATGSDMRGFCAGPSHSIVAAAALVKAGIYKNVIVFAGGATAKLGMNGKDHVKKGLPVLEDCLGGFAILISENDGVSPILRTDVIGRHSIGHGAAPQAVLEALVSDPLSKNGLKITDVDKFAPELQTPDITEPAGAGDVPTQNYKMIGALAVKSGQLERKELANFVVKHGYPGYAPTQGHIPSGVPIIGHGIEHIMSGKLNNFMLIGKGSLFLGRMTNLFDGISILVEKNNGDSDSSAAAVSKEEIKNMIAEELKKFASKMMEE; encoded by the coding sequence ATGAGTTTTCCAGTAATTAAAAATGCGGCTTATGTATTAGTAAATACACCAGATATGATATTGCACAATGGTACTACTCAAACCCTAGAAAGAGAAACAAATCCAGAATCAGAATATTTAAAGGAGATACCAAATCACTTAAGATCTTTTGAAGATGTTGTTAGTTATGCACCAAATCAAACTTATATCGGAAATATGACTCCAGAAGAATTAAGTGAAAGAAAGAGACCATGGTATAATGAAAAGGTTGAAGGCTTATCTAGATTTGGTAAGTTTGGTGAAATCATGCCGCAGGATGAGTTCTATGGTTTAATGAAGATAAGTGACGTATTTGACCTTGTTTTGTTAGAGAAGAATTTCACAGAGGCTGTTAGAGAAAAGTTTAAGTCTCACGCTGTTTTAAAGATTAAAGCTGACGAGTTAAAGGAAGGAATTGACTTATCTGAAATAGAAAAGCTGTTACAAAATCATGTAGCTGAAGGATTATATGATAATGGTAAGCTTGTTGGTTGTGTAAAAAGAGCTCATGAGTTTGATAAAAATCTAACTTCACATATTATTGTTGAAAATTTAGCTGTTAAGGCTTCAGGAGTTCTTGCATTAATGCATCTAGTAAAGAATTCAGGAGTAGACGTTAATGAGGTAGAATACTTAATTGAATGTTCAGAAGAAGCTATAGGCGATATGAATCAGAGAGGCGGTGGAAACATAGCTAAGGCTTGCGGTGAAATTGCAGGAATTAAAGGAGCTACAGGCTCAGATATGAGAGGCTTTTGTGCTGGCCCTTCACACTCAATAGTTGCAGCAGCAGCATTGGTTAAAGCTGGAATTTATAAAAATGTAATAGTTTTTGCTGGTGGAGCTACTGCTAAGCTTGGGATGAATGGTAAAGATCATGTTAAAAAGGGATTACCTGTTTTAGAAGATTGCTTAGGAGGATTTGCAATACTAATATCTGAAAATGATGGTGTAAGTCCGATATTAAGGACAGATGTAATAGGAAGACATAGCATTGGACATGGTGCTGCACCACAAGCAGTTTTGGAAGCATTGGTTTCAGATCCATTAAGTAAGAATGGACTAAAAATTACCGATGTTGATAAATTTGCTCCAGAACTTCAAACTCCAGATATAACAGAACCAGCAGGAGCAGGAGATGTTCCAACTCAAAACTATAAGATGATAGGAGCACTTGCGGTAAAGAGCGGACAATTAGAGAGAAAAGAGTTAGCAAATTTTGTTGTAAAACATGGATACCCAGGATATGCACCAACACAAGGTCATATACCATCAGGAGTACCTATAATTGGTCATGGTATTGAACATATAATGTCAGGAAAATTAAATAACTTTATGTTAATAGGAAAAGGAAGCTTGTTCTTAGGAAGAATGACTAACTTGTTCGATGGAATTTCAATTTTGGTTGAAAAAAATAATGGTGATTCAGATAGTTCGGCTGCAGCAGTTTCAAAGGAAGAAATTAAGAACATGATAGCTGAAGAATTAAAAAAATTTGCATCTAAAATGATGGAAGAATAA
- the grdA gene encoding glycine/sarcosine/betaine reductase complex selenoprotein A — MSLLEGKKIIAIGDRDGIPGPAIEECVKSAKGEVVFASTECFVUTAAGAMDLEIQQRVIDLTEKYGAENVIVLIGGAEAEASGLSAETVAAGDPTFAGPLAGIALGLGVYHVVEPEVKAEFDPAVYDEQCGMMEMVLDVDEIISEVKPIRDEYSKYNK; from the coding sequence ATGAGTTTATTAGAAGGGAAAAAAATAATTGCAATAGGTGACAGGGATGGAATTCCAGGTCCAGCTATTGAAGAATGTGTTAAAAGTGCCAAAGGAGAAGTTGTATTTGCCTCCACAGAATGTTTTGTTTGAACAGCCGCAGGTGCTATGGATCTGGAGATCCAACAAAGAGTAATTGATTTAACTGAAAAATATGGTGCTGAAAATGTGATTGTATTAATAGGAGGAGCTGAGGCAGAGGCTTCAGGTCTGTCAGCAGAAACTGTAGCTGCTGGAGATCCAACATTCGCAGGACCACTTGCAGGAATAGCATTAGGTCTTGGAGTATATCATGTAGTAGAACCAGAAGTTAAAGCAGAATTTGATCCAGCTGTTTATGATGAACAATGTGGAATGATGGAAATGGTTCTTGATGTTGATGAAATTATTAGTGAAGTAAAGCCTATTAGAGATGAATATTCAAAGTACAATAAATAG
- the grdD gene encoding glycine/sarcosine/betaine reductase complex component C subunit alpha: protein MEQTKKVISEVFNEIADGIISGSFGKKVKIGLTTFGSEHGVDEMIKAAALAKSKYGDFDIVLIGPKVEGDFEIVEVSDAEEGHKKMVELLDNKVIDGCVTQHFDFPIGVSTVGKVTTPGLGKEMIIATTTGTTSTHRVEGMIKNTINGIAVAKACGIKDPKIGILNVDGARGVERALKELQSRGYKFSFSESLRADGGSVMRGNDLLAGTPDVMVCDSLTGNLLVKIFASFTTGGNYETTGYGYGPGIGEGYDKIINIVSRASGAPLICEALKYCALSAKNKLLQLADVEYKNANAAGLKEIIGKILEKEKPAAAVEEVKIPPKKVVTYGIPGIDILELEDACKSLWKEGIYSESGMGCTGPIVLVAEDEADKAINALKKNGFK, encoded by the coding sequence GTGGAGCAAACTAAAAAAGTAATTTCAGAAGTATTTAATGAAATAGCTGATGGAATAATAAGTGGAAGCTTCGGAAAAAAAGTTAAAATTGGATTAACTACGTTTGGTTCAGAACATGGTGTGGACGAGATGATTAAAGCTGCAGCACTTGCCAAGAGCAAATATGGTGATTTTGATATAGTTTTAATAGGACCTAAAGTTGAAGGAGACTTTGAAATAGTTGAGGTTAGTGATGCTGAAGAAGGCCATAAAAAAATGGTAGAGTTGTTAGATAATAAAGTAATAGACGGATGTGTCACTCAGCATTTTGATTTTCCTATAGGAGTTTCAACAGTTGGAAAAGTTACTACTCCAGGGTTAGGAAAAGAAATGATAATTGCTACAACTACAGGAACAACATCTACCCATAGGGTTGAAGGAATGATTAAAAATACTATAAATGGAATAGCCGTTGCAAAAGCTTGCGGAATAAAAGATCCTAAGATTGGCATATTAAATGTAGATGGGGCTAGAGGTGTTGAGAGAGCACTTAAAGAATTGCAAAGTAGAGGATATAAATTTTCTTTTAGTGAATCTTTAAGAGCTGATGGAGGTTCAGTCATGAGAGGAAATGACCTGTTGGCAGGAACACCTGATGTTATGGTTTGTGACTCCTTAACAGGTAACTTACTTGTGAAGATATTTGCATCATTTACAACAGGTGGGAACTATGAAACTACTGGATATGGATATGGCCCAGGAATAGGAGAAGGCTATGATAAGATAATTAATATAGTATCTAGAGCATCTGGAGCTCCATTAATTTGTGAAGCATTAAAATATTGTGCACTTTCTGCGAAGAATAAGCTACTACAGCTTGCTGATGTTGAGTATAAAAATGCTAATGCAGCAGGTTTAAAAGAAATAATAGGAAAAATCCTTGAAAAGGAAAAGCCTGCAGCTGCAGTAGAAGAAGTTAAGATTCCACCTAAAAAAGTAGTAACCTATGGGATACCTGGAATTGATATTCTTGAGCTTGAAGATGCTTGTAAGTCACTTTGGAAGGAAGGAATATATTCTGAGAGTGGAATGGGCTGCACTGGACCAATAGTTTTAGTAGCAGAAGATGAAGCTGATAAAGCTATAAACGCATTGAAAAAAAATGGATTTAAATAA
- a CDS encoding Spo0E family sporulation regulatory protein-aspartic acid phosphatase, which produces MNEVKDRLIIKEKIENLREKLNNYIIKNVECKDIEKNKDILAASEELDNVIVDYIKNFNQEI; this is translated from the coding sequence TTGAATGAAGTAAAAGATAGATTGATAATTAAAGAAAAGATAGAAAATTTGAGAGAAAAACTTAATAATTATATCATCAAAAATGTAGAATGCAAAGATATTGAAAAAAATAAAGATATATTGGCCGCAAGTGAAGAACTTGATAATGTTATAGTTGACTATATTAAGAATTTTAATCAAGAAATTTGA
- a CDS encoding nitrilase-related carbon-nitrogen hydrolase → MSKTVNVGLVQMNSKLGDVEEREGSDYKVFNTKLGKIGIIICYNAGFPEVCRTLALEGADMVFIPAAWRIQDEYMWDLNLAQRALGNVLFTIGVNRVGIEENLHLSAFKLHP, encoded by the coding sequence ATGAGTAAAACTGTCAATGTAGGGTTGGTTCAAATGAATTCAAAGCTTGGAGATGTAGAGGAAAGGGAAGGGTCAGACTATAAAGTTTTTAACACTAAGTTAGGAAAAATAGGGATTATTATATGTTATAATGCTGGATTTCCAGAAGTATGTAGAACATTGGCACTTGAAGGAGCAGATATGGTGTTTATTCCTGCAGCATGGAGAATACAAGATGAATATATGTGGGATCTCAATCTTGCTCAGAGAGCTCTTGGAAATGTACTTTTTACTATAGGTGTAAATAGAGTTGGAATAGAAGAAAATTTGCATTTATCTGCTTTCAAGCTTCATCCATAA